The genomic interval CTGACGCAACCATGGACGGAACCATCCGCACTGCACCGACGAGCGGACCGCCGGGCGATTCCCGGCACACAACCCTCGACGGTGGAGGTGAGGCCGGTGTCCGATAGGGGATCACCGCGCAGCCCCCAGAACGACCCGTCGCACAGGCCGGGAGTCCCCGCCGACACCACTTGACCTGTGCGACGGGTCTGCTGTGTCCCGGTGAGCTCCGTGACCGTGGAGGAGTTCCGGCCGACCTGGCGGTCAGGCGTCAACGGGTCGTCCCGCGATAGACCCCGATCATGTGCCGCCCACCGCCCCCCCGCCCGCCGAGCAGATACTCCGCCGGATCGAGGCTCTCGTGAGATCCCGCAGCACCGAACTCTGGGAATGAGGTCAGGCCAGGTGCTGGGCCAGGAAGCGGAACTGGTCCGGCACCAGGCTGCGCCAGTAGTTCGTCGTATGGCCCCCGTCACCGGTCGAGCCCTGCGGCTGCGGGTCGCACCGGCTGCGGTACCGCTTCGTCTCGGCGTAGAACGGATCGTCGCTGCCGCAGGAGACGCTCAGCGGGAACGGGCCCTTGATGCCGGGATGCCGGGACAGGGCGCCCCAGCGGGTGAAGTCCTCGGCGTCGTCGAAGGAACCGGCCGAGCTCACCGCACCGCTGGCGAACAGGGCCGGGCTCGACGCCGCCGCGGCGACCAGCTGACCGGGCGCACCGAAGCGCCCGTTCGTGGCCTCGCGCGCCAGCAGGAGAGATCCGTAGCCACCCATCGAATATCCCATGCTGGCGACCTTCTTCGTACTGAAGCCGAGCTCGGCCACCCGCGGGAGCAACTCGTCCTGCAGCATGGCCAGCGCATTGTCGCCGGAGGCCCGCG from Kineosporia sp. NBRC 101731 carries:
- a CDS encoding alpha/beta hydrolase-fold protein, giving the protein MASSGHITRRVLLAGVSGIALSGAAVAGSLNGVLPGRARLRSALGIGQVVAGAPDAGGSDPTFETFDSAARGREVTWGWVTPPDQDPDGLPVVLVLHGRGDSAHSAFGGLALHQYLAQHVQEGGAPFGVISMDGGETYWHPRASGDNALAMLQDELLPRVAELGFSTKKVASMGYSMGGYGSLLLAREATNGRFGAPGQLVAAAASSPALFASGAVSSAGSFDDAEDFTRWGALSRHPGIKGPFPLSVSCGSDDPFYAETKRYRSRCDPQPQGSTGDGGHTTNYWRSLVPDQFRFLAQHLA